The genomic segment TGCGTGCAGACGACACACCCTTCGAGGTCAACAGGGCCGAGCTGTCTATGGCCTGGGGCGGTGCCTACGACAGCGACCCGGCCGAAACCTGGTTGCGTGAACACATTCGCCAATCCATGGCTGCACCGGCCTGACGGTTCAGTCAGCACACCATCTGAAACCGCACTTTTGTGGCTGGGCTCGCCGCCTAGCCGCGTCTTTTCCCGCCGCTTTGACGCGGTGTGCTCGTGACAAGATCCCGCCGAGCCGGCAAGCGCCTGCTCGGAGTCAGCGGCCTGCCTGGCTCCGGAGCGCTGCGGCAAGTACCGGATGCAAAGCAGCACATGCGTGCAATCCCGCATACGTCGTTACGCCGATAGTGAGGACCTATTCCACCGACCCAGAGATTCCTCATGAGCACGTTCGTAACCCGTGATGGCACCGAGATCTATTTCAAAGACTGGGGTACCGGCAAGCCGGTGCTGTTCAGCCACGGTTGGCCGCTAGATGCCGACATGTGGGAATACCAGATGGAGTACCTGAGCAGCCGTGGCTATCGCACCATCGCCTTCGACCGCCGCGGGTTCGGCCGCTCCAGCCAGCCGTGGAACGGCTACGACTACGACACCTTCGCCGATGACATCGCCCAGCTGATCGAGCACCTCGACCTGCGCGACGTGACGCTGGTGGGCTTCTCCATGGGCGGCGGCGATGTCACTCGTTACATCGGTCGTCACGGTACGGCGCGTGTCGCCAAGCTGGCGCTGCTCGGCGCGGTGACCCCGATCTTCGGCCAAAGCGCCGACTTCCCACAGGGCGTTGATGCGTCAGTGTTCGCGGGCATCAAGGACGGGCTGCTTAAGGATCGGGCGCAGTTCATCACCGATTTCGCGCCGGCCTTCTATGGCATCAACCAGGGCCAGCAGGTGTCCGACGGCGTACTGACACAGACCCTGAACATCGCGCTGATGGCCTCCCTCAAAGGCACGTTGGACTGCGTGACGGCATTCTCCGAGACCGATTTCCGCCAGGACATGGCCAAGGTCGACGTACCGCTGCTGGTCATTCACGGCGATGCCGACCAGATCGTCCCGTTCGAAACCACCGGCAAGCTCGCCGCGGACATGGTCGAGGGCGCGCAACTGAAAGTGTATGAAGGCGCCCCGCATGGCTTTGCCGTGACTCATGCGCAGCAACTCAACGAAGACCTGCTCGCGTTCGTCGCGAGCTGACCGGCCATGGACCAGGTGCGCAGTACGACGGCTTCGCCATGGCAGCCGTTGCGGGTCAAGGTGTTTCGC from the Stutzerimonas stutzeri genome contains:
- a CDS encoding alpha/beta fold hydrolase, whose amino-acid sequence is MSTFVTRDGTEIYFKDWGTGKPVLFSHGWPLDADMWEYQMEYLSSRGYRTIAFDRRGFGRSSQPWNGYDYDTFADDIAQLIEHLDLRDVTLVGFSMGGGDVTRYIGRHGTARVAKLALLGAVTPIFGQSADFPQGVDASVFAGIKDGLLKDRAQFITDFAPAFYGINQGQQVSDGVLTQTLNIALMASLKGTLDCVTAFSETDFRQDMAKVDVPLLVIHGDADQIVPFETTGKLAADMVEGAQLKVYEGAPHGFAVTHAQQLNEDLLAFVAS